One window of the Anguilla rostrata isolate EN2019 chromosome 13, ASM1855537v3, whole genome shotgun sequence genome contains the following:
- the LOC135237302 gene encoding serine/threonine-protein kinase 35-like encodes MDTGEKGRRRKQSVRASGSVLGLKNEKIKKEEVHVLKSLTVANTEDNDVLMEDDRYPGSFRKSGKLERRVMAPRYSLLREVGRGSYGVVYEAIARRSGARVAVKKLRCDAPENVELALAEFWALTSLEKRHENVVQLEECVLQKNGLAQKMSHGNKRSRQYLRLVETSLKGERVLGYPEEPCYLWFVMEFCEGGDLNQFILSRRPDPRTNKSFMLQLTSAVAFLHKNNIVHRDLKPDNILISEKSGAPVLKVADFGLSKVCAGLGGREKEGEDGSKNVNVNKFWLSSACGSDFYMAPEVWEGHYTAKADIFALGIIIWAMIERITFIDAESKRELLGTYVRQGTEIVPVGEALLENPKMVLHIPQKRRTSMSDGIRKLLQDMLAVNPQDRPDAFELENRMDQVTCAA; translated from the exons ATGGATACAGGTGAAAAGGGGAGGAGACGGAAACAAAGTGTGCGAGCCAGCGGCTCGGTGCTAGGGTTGAAGaatgaaaaaatcaaaaaggaagaggtgcatgttttaaaatcatTGACTGTAGCGAATACAGAAGACAATGACGTTCTAATGGAGGATGACCGCTATCCCGGCAGCTTTCGTAAGAGCGGGAAATTGGAGCGTAGGGTAATGGCACCGAGATACAGTTTGTTGCGAGAGGTGGGACGAGGAAGCTATGGCGTGGTGTACGAGGCCATTGCGCGGAGGTCCGGTGCAAGGGTAGCGGTAAAGAAACTTCGCTGCGACGCTCCTGAAAATGTCGAGCTTGCGCTCGCCGAGTTTTGGGCCTTGACAAGCCTTGAGAAGCGACATGAGAATGTGGTGCAGCTGGAAGAATGCGTTTTGCAAAAGAACGGTTTGGCACAGAAAATGAGCCATGGGAACAAGCGATCCAGGCAGTATTTGCGGTTGGTGGAGACTTCACTTAAAG GTGAGAGAGTTTTGGGGTACCCCGAGGAGCCCTGCTACCTGTGGTTTGTGATGGAGTTTTGTGAGGGCGGGGACCTCAACCAGTTCATCCTCTCTCGCCGTCCGGACCCCCGAACCAACAAGAGCTTCATGCTGCAGCTCACAAGTGCGGTGGCCTTCCTCCACAAGAACAACATTGTCCACCGGGACCTGAAGCCGGACAACATCCTGATCTCAGAGAAGTCGGGCGCGCCCGTTCTCAAGGTGGCCGACTTCGGCCTGAGCAAGGTGTGCGCGGGCCTGGGCGGGAGGGAAAAGGAAGGGGAAGACGGGAGCAAGAACGTCAATGTCAACAAGTTCTGGCTGTCATCGGCCTGCGGCTCGGACTTCTACATGGCCCCCGAGGTGTGGGAGGGCCACTACACGGCAAAAGCGGACATCTTCGCTCTGGGAATCATCATATGGGCCATGATCGAGAGGATCACCTTCATCGACGCCGAGTCCAAGCGGGAGCTCTTGGGCACGTACGTGCGGCAGGGGACCGAGATCGTGCCAGTCGGGGAAGCGCTCTTGGAAAACCCAAAGATGGTGCTCCACATCCCCCAGAAACGCAGGACTTCTATGTCTGATGGGATTAGAAAGCTCCTCCAGGACATGCTGGCGGTCAACCCCCAGGACCGGCCCGACGCCTTCGAACTAGAGAACCGAATGGACCAGGTCACGTGTGCCGCGTGA